In Mesorhizobium sp., one DNA window encodes the following:
- a CDS encoding heavy-metal-associated domain-containing protein, with protein sequence MQFHIENMTCFGCARSVTKAIQSVDKAAVVTADPENRKIEVETSAARAEIEAILAEAGYPALRDAA encoded by the coding sequence ATGCAATTCCACATCGAGAACATGACCTGCTTCGGCTGCGCCCGCAGCGTGACGAAGGCGATCCAGTCGGTCGACAAGGCCGCCGTGGTCACGGCCGATCCGGAGAATCGCAAGATCGAGGTCGAGACCTCGGCCGCGCGCGCCGAGATCGAGGCCATTCTTGCCGAGGCGGGCTATCCCGCCCTGCGCGATGCCGCGTGA
- a CDS encoding multicopper oxidase domain-containing protein: protein MKKLRTNPYVAAAALLGLAAGNAWGGGTHEHPAENGTAEAPLDIARAADDLPAPIGLRPPQTVKVNLETVEVTGRLADGAAYHYWTFGTKVPGPFVRARVGDTVEVTLTNRGDSSEKHSVDFHAATAPGGGHFATEAAPGETRNFSFKALKPGLYVYHCAVPEAAQHIANGMYGLILVEPEAPLPPVDREFYVVQGEIYTKAAFGADGMQGFDVAKMHAEAPEYYVFNGAVGALLDDGALKAKVGESVRIYFGVGGPGQTSSFHVIGEIFDRTYQLASLSSPPLLDVQTVTVPPGGATVVDMTLDVSGEYALVDHALPRVAKGLIGKLIVE, encoded by the coding sequence ATGAAAAAACTCCGGACAAATCCGTACGTGGCCGCGGCTGCACTCCTTGGCCTCGCGGCCGGCAACGCCTGGGGCGGAGGCACGCACGAGCACCCGGCGGAGAATGGAACCGCCGAGGCGCCGCTCGATATCGCGCGCGCTGCCGATGACCTTCCTGCGCCGATCGGTCTGCGTCCGCCGCAGACGGTCAAGGTCAACCTCGAGACCGTCGAGGTAACGGGTCGGCTGGCCGATGGTGCGGCCTATCACTACTGGACCTTCGGCACCAAGGTGCCGGGTCCGTTCGTCCGGGCGAGAGTCGGAGACACGGTTGAGGTGACTCTCACCAACCGTGGCGACAGCAGCGAAAAGCACAGCGTCGACTTCCACGCGGCGACGGCACCTGGCGGAGGCCACTTCGCCACCGAAGCGGCGCCCGGTGAGACCAGGAACTTTTCCTTCAAGGCGTTGAAGCCGGGTCTATACGTCTATCACTGTGCCGTGCCTGAGGCGGCCCAGCACATCGCCAATGGCATGTATGGCCTGATCCTTGTCGAACCGGAGGCGCCGCTGCCGCCGGTCGACCGCGAGTTCTACGTGGTCCAGGGCGAAATCTACACGAAGGCTGCCTTCGGCGCCGACGGAATGCAGGGGTTCGACGTTGCCAAGATGCACGCCGAGGCCCCCGAATATTATGTCTTCAATGGTGCGGTCGGCGCTCTCCTGGACGACGGGGCCTTGAAGGCCAAGGTCGGCGAGAGCGTTCGCATCTACTTCGGGGTTGGCGGTCCAGGCCAGACCTCGAGCTTCCATGTGATCGGCGAGATCTTCGACCGGACGTACCAGCTGGCGTCGCTGTCGAGCCCGCCGCTTCTGGACGTGCAGACGGTGACGGTGCCGCCGGGTGGCGCTACCGTGGTCGACATGACGCTGGACGTTTCCGGAGAGTATGCTCTTGTCGACCATGCTCTGCCGCGCGTAGCCAAGGGGCTGATCGGTAAACTGATCGTCGAATAG
- a CDS encoding TolC family protein — protein MRRGIFSIAALAAPLLVSACVTTGEGLDDPLAGFQTVSARTAAVTGKETVWAQSSQEARALGERVSALVRGKTIGPDMAVQVALLNNKGLQAAYAEIGMSSAELWQQSLPTNPTVSVGIMGINAGRTVETAVVGNILSLITRPRRMAVADARFRQAQLKAAEATLKLAADTRRAWIEAVAAWEKVGYLNRAQAAADAASALAEKLGQTGAFTKTGQAREHVFYAELAGQTAEARMQARMAKEALTRLMGLWGYDIDYQVPNALPSLPANPLARKDIEALALRNRVDLDIAKLELEALALSYGLTEATRYVSDLELMTGAEIEQEEEDGETKTKVLVNAELEFVIPIFDSGRARMRKAELAYMQAANLLAERAVNVRSEARSAYDGYRSTLDIARHYRANVVPLRTTIEEESLLTYNGMITNTFELLADTRAKVNSIMLSLNAKRQFWLADVNLGTAVYGGGGSAPASGGAETAAADDGGGGH, from the coding sequence ATGAGACGCGGCATTTTCAGTATCGCCGCACTCGCCGCCCCGCTGCTGGTTTCAGCCTGCGTGACCACAGGCGAAGGACTCGACGACCCTCTGGCAGGGTTCCAGACAGTCTCCGCCAGGACAGCGGCCGTGACAGGCAAGGAGACCGTCTGGGCGCAGTCGAGCCAGGAGGCCCGCGCCCTCGGCGAACGTGTGTCCGCGCTGGTCCGCGGCAAAACGATCGGCCCGGATATGGCGGTGCAGGTCGCGCTCCTCAACAACAAGGGACTGCAGGCCGCCTATGCCGAGATCGGCATGTCCTCGGCGGAGCTTTGGCAGCAATCCCTGCCCACCAATCCGACCGTTTCCGTCGGGATCATGGGAATCAACGCCGGCCGCACCGTCGAAACCGCGGTCGTCGGCAATATCCTGTCGCTCATTACCAGACCTCGTCGGATGGCGGTCGCCGACGCTCGCTTCAGGCAGGCGCAGTTGAAGGCCGCCGAAGCGACGCTGAAGCTCGCGGCCGATACGCGCCGCGCATGGATCGAGGCGGTCGCCGCCTGGGAAAAGGTAGGGTACCTCAACCGCGCCCAGGCTGCCGCCGACGCCGCGTCGGCCCTTGCAGAGAAGCTCGGGCAGACGGGAGCGTTCACCAAGACCGGCCAGGCGCGCGAGCATGTCTTCTATGCCGAGCTGGCCGGGCAAACCGCGGAGGCGCGGATGCAGGCTCGGATGGCCAAGGAGGCGCTGACGCGACTGATGGGCCTCTGGGGCTACGATATCGACTACCAGGTGCCGAACGCGCTTCCCTCGCTGCCCGCCAACCCCCTCGCCCGCAAGGACATCGAGGCGCTGGCTCTCAGGAACCGCGTCGACCTCGACATTGCAAAGCTCGAACTGGAAGCCCTCGCACTCTCCTACGGGCTGACGGAGGCGACGCGTTACGTCTCCGACCTCGAACTCATGACCGGGGCCGAAATCGAGCAGGAGGAAGAGGACGGCGAAACGAAGACCAAGGTCCTCGTCAATGCCGAGCTCGAATTCGTCATCCCGATCTTCGACAGCGGTCGAGCCCGGATGCGCAAGGCGGAACTCGCCTACATGCAGGCGGCCAATCTGCTGGCGGAGCGGGCGGTCAACGTCCGTTCGGAAGCCCGCAGCGCCTATGACGGCTATCGGTCCACGCTCGACATCGCCCGCCACTACCGGGCGAACGTGGTGCCGCTGCGCACCACCATCGAGGAGGAGTCGCTCCTCACCTACAACGGCATGATCACCAACACGTTCGAGCTCCTCGCCGACACGCGCGCCAAGGTGAACTCGATCATGCTTTCCCTCAACGCCAAGCGCCAGTTCTGGCTGGCCGACGTGAACCTGGGGACCGCCGTCTACGGCGGGGGCGGCAGCGCTCCCGCGAGCGGCGGCGCCGAGACCGCGGCTGCCGACGACGGCGGCGGCGGACACTGA
- a CDS encoding copper oxidase — MITRRQILGGGAFLASAAAWSKTSAMGLPDAPVMESPDMQPPIFPSSGPDYQPVVTLNGWTLPHRMNGGVKEFHLVAEPVERELSPGMTAYLWGYNGQSPGPTIEAVEGDRVRIFVTNRLPEHTTIHWHGMILPCGMDGVTGLTQPGIPPGKTFVYEFDLVKSGTFMYHPHADEMVQMAMGMMGFFVIHPKDPALHRVDRDFVFLLNAFDIEPGSYVPRVMEMTDFNLWTWNSRVFPGISHLVVNKDDRVRVRVGNLTMTNHPIHMHGYDFEVTCTDGGWVRPEARWPEVSIDIPVGAMRAYEFDAKYLGDWAIHCHKSHHTMNAMGHDVPTFIGADKTDVARRIQRVQPDYMAMGNRGMADMGEMEMPLPDNTIPMMTGWGQFGAIEMGGMFSVVKVREGISANDYADPGWYDHPEGTVANEWTGDTPSPAKAGDARTMAPHGGHAIK, encoded by the coding sequence ATGATTACCAGAAGACAGATACTTGGAGGCGGCGCGTTCCTGGCGAGCGCCGCCGCCTGGTCGAAGACCTCGGCCATGGGGCTTCCCGACGCCCCGGTCATGGAATCGCCGGACATGCAGCCGCCGATCTTCCCGTCGAGCGGACCGGATTACCAGCCGGTCGTCACCCTCAACGGCTGGACCTTGCCGCACCGGATGAACGGCGGGGTCAAGGAGTTTCATCTGGTCGCCGAGCCGGTCGAACGGGAGCTCAGTCCCGGCATGACGGCCTATCTGTGGGGCTACAACGGCCAGTCGCCGGGACCGACCATCGAGGCCGTCGAAGGCGACCGGGTCCGCATCTTCGTCACCAACAGGCTGCCGGAGCACACCACCATCCACTGGCACGGCATGATCCTGCCCTGCGGCATGGACGGCGTGACGGGCCTGACGCAGCCCGGCATCCCGCCCGGCAAGACCTTCGTCTACGAGTTCGACCTCGTGAAGAGCGGAACCTTCATGTACCACCCGCACGCCGACGAGATGGTCCAGATGGCGATGGGCATGATGGGATTCTTCGTCATCCACCCGAAGGATCCTGCGCTTCACCGTGTCGATCGCGACTTCGTCTTCCTCCTCAACGCGTTCGATATCGAGCCCGGCTCCTACGTGCCGCGCGTCATGGAGATGACCGACTTCAACCTGTGGACCTGGAACAGCCGGGTCTTCCCCGGGATCAGCCACCTCGTCGTCAACAAGGACGATCGGGTCCGCGTGCGGGTCGGCAATCTCACCATGACCAACCATCCGATCCACATGCATGGCTACGACTTCGAGGTCACCTGCACGGACGGCGGGTGGGTCAGGCCGGAGGCACGCTGGCCGGAAGTCTCGATCGACATCCCCGTCGGTGCAATGCGGGCCTACGAGTTCGATGCCAAGTATCTCGGCGACTGGGCGATCCATTGCCACAAGTCGCACCACACCATGAACGCCATGGGCCACGACGTGCCGACCTTCATCGGCGCGGACAAGACCGACGTCGCGCGCCGGATCCAGCGGGTCCAGCCGGACTATATGGCCATGGGCAACCGCGGCATGGCGGATATGGGCGAAATGGAGATGCCGCTGCCCGACAACACCATCCCGATGATGACGGGCTGGGGACAGTTCGGCGCGATCGAGATGGGCGGTATGTTCTCGGTCGTGAAGGTCCGCGAGGGCATCTCAGCAAACGATTATGCCGACCCCGGCTGGTACGACCATCCGGAAGGCACGGTCGCCAACGAGTGGACGGGCGACACCCCGTCTCCGGCCAAGGCCGGAGATGCAAGAACGATGGCTCCCCACGGCGGCCACGCGATCAAGTGA
- a CDS encoding cupredoxin family protein, with the protein MKTSIATLAMFIALAGGAWAAGTHSGGHGEAGMMAIGKPGKKAEASRTVTISMMERDDGGMVFEPASLGVAKGETLRLKFVNKGKLDHEFVMDVHEGIMEHKALMERFPEMEHDDPNSIRLAPGATGEIVWTFAKAGDFGFACLIPGHYDSGMKGDINVRH; encoded by the coding sequence ATGAAGACATCCATTGCGACACTCGCCATGTTCATCGCCCTCGCCGGAGGAGCGTGGGCGGCAGGAACCCATTCAGGCGGTCATGGCGAGGCAGGCATGATGGCGATCGGCAAGCCCGGAAAGAAGGCCGAGGCGTCCCGGACCGTGACGATCTCAATGATGGAACGCGACGACGGCGGCATGGTGTTCGAGCCCGCGTCGCTCGGGGTCGCGAAAGGCGAAACGCTCCGCCTCAAGTTCGTCAACAAGGGCAAACTCGACCACGAGTTCGTCATGGACGTCCACGAGGGCATCATGGAGCACAAGGCACTCATGGAGCGTTTTCCCGAAATGGAACATGACGACCCGAACTCGATCCGGCTCGCGCCGGGTGCGACCGGCGAGATCGTCTGGACCTTCGCCAAGGCGGGCGACTTCGGCTTCGCCTGCCTTATCCCGGGCCATTACGATTCCGGCATGAAGGGCGACATCAACGTCCGTCACTGA
- a CDS encoding copper-binding protein, with protein MNKTPILIAAAAALALGAVAAGAQEYTAGEVTKIDAAQKKLTIKHEELTNLDMPAMTMVFVVADESMIEEVKVGQKIEFTAERVNGRITVTDIK; from the coding sequence ATGAACAAGACACCTATCCTCATAGCCGCGGCCGCGGCCCTCGCTCTCGGCGCAGTCGCAGCCGGCGCTCAGGAATATACCGCAGGCGAAGTCACCAAGATCGATGCCGCGCAGAAGAAGCTCACCATCAAGCACGAGGAACTCACCAACCTCGACATGCCGGCGATGACGATGGTGTTCGTGGTCGCCGACGAGTCCATGATCGAGGAGGTCAAGGTCGGCCAGAAGATCGAGTTCACCGCAGAGCGCGTCAACGGCCGTATCACGGTCACCGACATCAAATAG
- a CDS encoding DUF411 domain-containing protein → MKKLNRKMGAAAFTAVLLLSQAAWAAGTLDVLKSASCGCCSSWGKHMREAGFAVTETDLPLADLNAAKVEAGLKPGQTSCHTARIDGYVIEGHVPAREIRRLLDERPDAIGLTVPDMPYGSPGMGEAGDDADPYDVLLVRRDGTTEVYQSYR, encoded by the coding sequence ATGAAAAAGCTTAACAGAAAAATGGGCGCCGCCGCGTTCACGGCGGTGCTGCTGCTTAGCCAGGCCGCATGGGCGGCCGGCACGCTGGATGTGTTGAAGTCGGCGTCCTGTGGCTGCTGTTCGTCCTGGGGCAAGCACATGCGCGAGGCGGGGTTCGCGGTGACGGAGACCGACCTTCCGCTTGCGGACCTCAACGCCGCCAAGGTCGAAGCGGGGCTGAAGCCGGGCCAGACGTCCTGCCATACGGCACGGATCGACGGTTACGTGATCGAGGGGCATGTGCCCGCACGCGAGATCCGGCGCCTGCTCGACGAACGGCCGGACGCAATCGGTCTGACAGTGCCCGACATGCCCTATGGCTCGCCGGGCATGGGCGAAGCCGGAGATGATGCCGACCCCTACGATGTCCTGCTCGTCAGGCGGGACGGCACGACCGAGGTCTATCAGAGCTATCGCTGA
- a CDS encoding DUF305 domain-containing protein — protein MTGDHAQHAEKPHGRPYLMFWVNMLLGLVVMYIVMFTMIDGTGDFRNNLNMFYMAVTMWAPMGIFMLATMPGMFPNKRANAALYVAFAILTAASLWATRAQALIDDRQFIASMIPHHSGAILMCREANVADPELVALCAEITEAQRREIDQMERISERLR, from the coding sequence ATGACTGGAGACCACGCTCAGCACGCCGAAAAGCCGCACGGCCGCCCCTATCTCATGTTCTGGGTAAACATGCTCCTCGGCCTCGTCGTCATGTACATCGTCATGTTCACGATGATCGACGGCACCGGCGACTTCAGAAACAATCTGAACATGTTCTACATGGCGGTAACGATGTGGGCTCCGATGGGCATCTTCATGCTGGCGACGATGCCTGGCATGTTCCCGAACAAGCGGGCGAACGCTGCTCTCTACGTCGCCTTCGCGATACTGACCGCGGCATCCCTGTGGGCCACGAGGGCACAGGCCCTCATCGACGATCGACAGTTCATCGCCTCCATGATCCCGCATCATTCAGGCGCCATCCTGATGTGCCGTGAGGCGAACGTCGCCGATCCCGAGCTGGTCGCGCTGTGCGCCGAGATCACCGAGGCGCAACGGCGCGAAATAGATCAGATGGAGCGGATTTCGGAGAGACTCCGCTGA
- a CDS encoding cytochrome c — MPKLLSIALVSAALILAQPAKAGVEAQPSPIVHRRQQAMKDMAVAAKTIAAMFSGELLYDRARLREAASVFVVHGAELSALFTGKAGTDSKADDRKIAAERQEFDNIAARLQELAVVFDRKTARAGDVITPDMRMGSVPGGGSLLGARRLRAEVEPSAIPAEHLFHMMLETCDLPQQVSAQQVVAFGLR; from the coding sequence ATGCCAAAGTTACTGTCCATTGCCCTTGTCTCGGCCGCGCTGATTCTGGCACAACCAGCGAAGGCGGGCGTTGAAGCCCAGCCGAGTCCGATAGTCCACCGCCGGCAGCAGGCGATGAAGGATATGGCCGTCGCAGCCAAGACGATCGCTGCGATGTTCAGCGGCGAACTCCTCTACGACAGGGCAAGACTACGGGAAGCGGCATCGGTCTTCGTTGTGCATGGCGCCGAGCTAAGCGCCTTGTTTACCGGAAAAGCCGGGACTGATAGCAAGGCCGACGACCGGAAGATCGCAGCCGAGCGTCAAGAGTTTGACAACATCGCGGCTCGGCTCCAGGAGCTAGCCGTCGTCTTCGACCGGAAAACCGCACGCGCCGGCGATGTAATCACTCCCGATATGCGCATGGGTTCTGTTCCCGGCGGCGGCAGTCTTCTGGGCGCCAGGCGGCTGCGGGCCGAGGTCGAGCCGTCCGCGATTCCGGCGGAGCACCTGTTCCACATGATGCTCGAGACCTGCGACCTGCCACAGCAAGTATCGGCTCAGCAAGTAGTCGCCTTTGGCCTGCGCTAA
- a CDS encoding SRPBCC family protein: MTEYAFSAETRSGIDAPPDAVFAFLDDHRNLSAHMEQKSWMMMGSRMDIHIDQGGARSVGSKFGFTGSILGIPLSVEEMVTERDPPRRKEWATIVEPTLWVIGRYRMGFTIRPKSASSMLTVFIAYDLPRSLAIRWLGWLLGGFYAKWCTDRMANDAARHFRHAANE; the protein is encoded by the coding sequence ATGACCGAATATGCTTTCTCGGCCGAGACGCGCAGCGGCATCGATGCGCCCCCTGACGCGGTCTTCGCGTTCCTCGACGACCACCGAAACCTCTCGGCTCATATGGAGCAGAAATCGTGGATGATGATGGGATCGAGGATGGACATCCATATCGACCAGGGAGGCGCGCGTTCCGTTGGTTCGAAATTCGGCTTCACCGGGAGCATCCTTGGCATTCCGCTGTCGGTGGAAGAGATGGTGACCGAACGCGATCCTCCGCGGCGGAAGGAGTGGGCCACCATCGTCGAGCCGACGCTCTGGGTCATCGGCCGATACCGCATGGGGTTCACGATCAGACCTAAATCCGCCTCGTCGATGCTGACGGTCTTCATCGCCTACGATCTGCCACGGTCACTGGCGATCCGATGGCTCGGTTGGCTTCTGGGCGGGTTCTACGCGAAATGGTGCACCGACCGCATGGCCAACGACGCGGCGCGGCACTTCCGTCACGCAGCCAATGAGTGA
- a CDS encoding Spy/CpxP family protein refolding chaperone: protein MTTLLKILAAVAVILVPALSFAEDAHHPPSTAQEAPAEQAAPKQPAPDAMPGPGGGMMGGGMMGGDMMTMMQQMMMMSNGGMMGGMMSADGMADGIRQMMSPDHVEGRIAFLHTELKVTPAQEALWGAVAEALRKSARASEDMMQPATGAQTLPSILANKEAALSLRLESVRSLKAAVEPFYSSLDDAQKATADKLMMTMGMM from the coding sequence ATGACAACCTTGCTGAAGATATTGGCTGCGGTAGCGGTCATTCTGGTCCCCGCATTGTCCTTCGCCGAAGACGCGCATCACCCTCCCTCTACTGCGCAGGAAGCACCGGCAGAGCAGGCCGCTCCAAAACAGCCCGCACCGGACGCGATGCCAGGCCCTGGGGGCGGTATGATGGGCGGGGGCATGATGGGCGGCGATATGATGACGATGATGCAGCAGATGATGATGATGAGCAATGGCGGTATGATGGGAGGCATGATGTCCGCCGACGGAATGGCCGACGGCATTCGACAGATGATGTCGCCCGACCACGTTGAAGGCCGCATCGCCTTCCTCCACACCGAGCTCAAGGTGACGCCTGCCCAGGAGGCCCTGTGGGGAGCGGTCGCCGAAGCATTGAGAAAGAGTGCGCGCGCGTCGGAGGATATGATGCAGCCAGCGACGGGTGCACAAACGTTGCCTTCAATCCTCGCAAATAAGGAGGCGGCGCTTTCTCTGCGCCTCGAGAGCGTCCGTAGCCTCAAGGCCGCCGTCGAGCCGTTCTATTCCTCCCTCGATGACGCGCAGAAGGCGACTGCGGACAAGCTTATGATGACAATGGGCATGATGTGA
- the prs gene encoding ribose-phosphate diphosphokinase, with protein MTRVLLPFPLQRELAAAMAPLLAARTGRLDWRHFPDGESLVAVEDDLGGIDVAIVASLHNPDELALPLRFAAATAREFGARTVGLIAPYLAYMRQDKRFNPGETISAPLFARFLEESFDWLVTVDPHLHRNPDLSLLYRIPARRVATAPLIADWLRDNIRDAILIGPDSESEQWVADIAARAGLPHQVLTKIRRGDRDVEVSLPSVDAALRRTPVIVDDIVSSGRTSIETLGHLKRLACPRPSAS; from the coding sequence ATGACCCGTGTGCTGCTCCCCTTCCCGTTGCAGCGCGAGCTGGCGGCGGCGATGGCCCCGCTGCTGGCTGCGCGAACCGGGCGGCTCGACTGGCGTCATTTTCCCGACGGCGAGTCCCTCGTCGCAGTCGAGGACGACCTTGGCGGCATCGATGTCGCCATCGTAGCGAGCCTGCACAACCCCGACGAGCTCGCCCTGCCGCTGCGGTTCGCCGCCGCGACGGCGCGCGAGTTCGGCGCCCGCACCGTCGGACTGATCGCACCCTATCTGGCCTATATGCGCCAGGACAAACGGTTCAATCCGGGCGAAACGATAAGCGCGCCGCTCTTCGCGCGGTTCCTGGAAGAGAGTTTCGACTGGCTGGTGACGGTAGATCCCCATCTGCACAGGAACCCGGATCTGTCCCTTCTCTACCGCATCCCGGCGCGTCGCGTGGCGACGGCGCCGCTGATCGCCGACTGGCTGCGGGACAATATCCGCGACGCGATCCTCATCGGTCCGGACAGCGAGAGCGAACAATGGGTTGCAGATATTGCGGCGCGAGCCGGTCTTCCCCATCAGGTGCTGACCAAGATCCGCCGCGGTGACCGCGATGTCGAGGTGAGCCTTCCTTCGGTCGACGCCGCCCTGCGCCGAACGCCCGTCATCGTCGACGACATCGTCTCGTCGGGACGGACGTCGATCGAAACCCTCGGTCACCTAAAACGGCTCGCCTGCCCGCGGCCGTCAGCGTCGTGA
- a CDS encoding thymidine phosphorylase family protein: MSEVHSQMRLVRAGIDTYQQPVVYMHRDCHVCRSEGFTALTRVLVRCGDRELVATLNVVVDDHLEPDIAALSEVAWTLLQPDPQATAVFSHPEPPASAAALRAKVFGQRLKDADFLALMRDTVDNRLSDIELTAFVTACAGERLDERETIALTKAMLSVGERIDWGSGPVLDKHCVGGLPGNRTTPIVVAIVAAAGHRIPKTSSRAITSPAGTADAMEVMAPVALDLDAMRRVVDREGGCIVWGGNVRLSPADDILIRIERPLDFDSDGQLVASVLSKKAAAGSTHVLIDIPVGPTAKVRSAAAAVSLEKRLRATARALGLDLSVLRTDGSQPVGYGIGPALEARDVLSVLRSDGQAPLDLRSRALDLAGALLDAAPGAVAGQGRARARSLLDSGAAFAKFLAICEAQGGFTEPRMAAQSRPLLAGGPGRVSRIDNRRLAKVAKLAGAPGSPAAGVECRVRIGDRVEVGEPLFHIHAQSPGELEYALAYARAHPDIFVTGAIE, encoded by the coding sequence ATGAGCGAGGTTCACAGCCAGATGCGCCTCGTCCGCGCCGGCATCGATACGTACCAGCAGCCGGTTGTCTATATGCACCGAGATTGCCACGTCTGCCGGTCCGAAGGCTTCACCGCGCTGACCAGGGTACTGGTGCGTTGCGGTGACCGGGAACTCGTTGCGACGCTCAACGTGGTCGTCGACGACCATCTCGAACCCGATATCGCCGCATTGTCCGAAGTCGCCTGGACTCTGCTCCAGCCGGATCCGCAAGCCACGGCGGTGTTCAGCCATCCCGAGCCCCCGGCGTCGGCGGCGGCGCTGCGCGCCAAGGTGTTCGGACAGCGATTGAAAGACGCTGATTTCCTCGCCCTGATGCGCGACACCGTCGACAACCGGTTGTCGGACATCGAACTGACGGCGTTCGTGACCGCCTGCGCCGGTGAGCGGCTGGATGAACGGGAAACCATCGCGCTCACCAAGGCGATGTTGTCGGTGGGAGAGCGTATCGACTGGGGCAGCGGCCCCGTGCTCGACAAGCATTGCGTCGGCGGTCTTCCCGGAAACCGCACCACGCCCATCGTCGTTGCGATCGTGGCGGCGGCCGGCCATCGGATCCCGAAGACATCTTCGCGCGCCATCACATCGCCCGCCGGGACCGCGGATGCAATGGAGGTGATGGCGCCGGTGGCGCTCGATCTCGACGCCATGCGACGAGTGGTCGACCGCGAAGGGGGCTGCATCGTGTGGGGTGGGAATGTCCGGCTGAGCCCGGCCGACGACATCCTGATCCGCATCGAGCGCCCGCTCGATTTCGACAGCGACGGTCAGCTCGTCGCCAGCGTCCTCTCCAAGAAAGCCGCGGCCGGCTCCACCCATGTGCTGATCGACATTCCCGTCGGACCGACAGCCAAGGTGCGGTCTGCCGCCGCGGCTGTCTCTCTCGAAAAGAGGCTTCGGGCTACGGCCCGTGCGCTGGGTCTAGACCTCTCCGTGCTGCGCACCGATGGCAGCCAACCCGTTGGCTACGGCATCGGGCCCGCACTCGAAGCGCGAGACGTGTTGAGCGTCCTGCGCAGCGACGGGCAAGCGCCCCTGGATCTCCGCAGCCGCGCACTCGATCTTGCAGGGGCCCTGCTCGACGCAGCCCCCGGAGCCGTCGCCGGGCAGGGACGCGCACGCGCCCGCTCGCTGCTCGACAGCGGGGCAGCGTTCGCCAAGTTCCTCGCGATCTGCGAGGCGCAAGGCGGCTTTACCGAGCCGCGTATGGCGGCGCAAAGCCGTCCGCTTCTCGCCGGCGGCCCGGGCCGCGTGAGCCGCATCGACAACCGTCGCCTGGCGAAGGTCGCCAAGCTCGCCGGCGCGCCGGGCAGCCCCGCGGCCGGTGTCGAGTGCCGCGTTCGGATTGGCGACCGTGTCGAGGTCGGCGAGCCGCTGTTCCACATCCATGCCCAATCGCCGGGCGAACTGGAATATGCGCTCGCCTATGCCAGGGCGCATCCGGACATCTTCGTGACCGGAGCCATCGAATGA